A single region of the Lotus japonicus ecotype B-129 chromosome 4, LjGifu_v1.2 genome encodes:
- the LOC130715356 gene encoding scarecrow-like protein 32, which yields MMQFTPPLPPLHQITPIFSNPSSMNKNNQIPRNTRPWPAGFPTSKSLSSFGDANCMEQLLVHCANAIETNDVTLAQQILWVLNNIAPPDGDSNQRLAHSFLRALTARAAKTGSCKMLVETVAVPPNNNNFTVDTHKFSVIELANFVDLTPWHRFGFTAANAAILEATEGYSVIHIVDLSLTHCMQIPTLIDAIASRHDGAPPVIKLTVPGCNYSREIPPVLDLTHDELGAKLVNFARSRNVILEFRVVSSSYTDGFAGLIEHLRVQRLIHAAEARAAEALVVNCHMMLHYIPEETLSTSYNAYDSSCASSSMSLRSLFLKALRGLDPTIVVLVDEDADLTSSNLVCRLRSAFNYLWIPYDTVDTFLPRGSKQRQWYEADICWKIENVIAHEGVNRVERVERRTVWEQRMRNASFQGIGFSEDSVVEVKAMLDEHAAGWGLKKEDEHVVLTWKGHNVVFASAWLPA from the coding sequence ATGATGCAATTCACACCCCCATTACCCCCTTTGCACCAAATCACACCCATTTTTTCAAACCCATCTTCCATGAACAAAAATAACCAAATTCCTAGGAATACTAGGCCATGGCCTGCAGGGTTCCCTACTTCCAAATCCCTAAGTAGCTTCGGAGACGCCAACTGCATGGAGCAGTTACTTGTTCACTGCGCCAACGCCATCGAAACCAACGATGTAACCCTCGCCCAGCAGATCCTCTGGGTCCTCAACAACATAGCTCCCCCAGATGGTGACTCCAACCAGCGCCTAGCTCACAGCTTCCTCAGAGCCCTAACTGCCCGAGCAGCCAAGACCGGAAGCTGCAAAATGCTTGTAGAAACTGTAGCTGTCCCTCCCAACAATAACAACTTCACTGTAGACACGCACAAATTCTCAGTCATTGAACTAGCCAACTTCGTTGACTTGACCCCTTGGCATCGCTTCGGCTTCACTGCCGCCAACGCCGCTATACTTGAAGCAACGGAAGGATACTCAGTCATCCACATCGTGGACTTAAGCTTGACACATTGCATGCAGATTCCTACTCTCATAGACGCCATTGCCAGCCGCCACGACGGCGCGCCGCCGGTAATCAAGCTCACCGTACCCGGCTGTAATTATAGCCGTGAAATCCCGCCGGTTCTCGACCTTACTCACGATGAGCTTGGCGCTAAGCTGGTGAATTTTGCTAGGTCAAGGAACGTGATCTTGGAATTTAGAGTGGTTTCTTCAAGTTACACTGATGGTTTCGCAGGTTTGATTGAACACTTGAGAGTGCAGCGCTTGATTCACGCGGCGGAAGCTCGTGCTGCTGAAGCTTTGGTTGTGAACTGTCACATGATGCTTCATTACATCCCTGAAGAAACCCTATCAACCTCTTATAATGCTTATGATTCTTCTTGTGCTAGTTCAAGCATGTCTTTGAGATCATTATTCCTTAAAGCATTGAGGGGTTTGGATCCAACGATTGTCGTTTTGGTGGATGAAGATGCAGACTTAACATCCAGCAACTTGGTTTGCAGATTGAGGTCTGCTTTTAATTACCTCTGGATCCCTTACGACACTGTGGACACGTTTCTTCCAAGAGGGAGCAAGCAAAGGCAGTGGTATGAAGCTGACATTTGCTGGAAGATTGAGAATGTGATAGCGCATGAAGGGGTGAATAGGGTTGAGAGGGTGGAGCGTAGGACTGTGTGGGAACAAAGAATGAGGAATGCGAGCTTTCAAGGGATTGGTTTTAGTGAGGACTCTGTGGTTGAGGTGAAGGCTATGCTGGATGAACATGCTGCTGGGTGGGGATTGAAGAAGGAAGATGAGCATGTTGTGCTCACTTGGAAAGGGCACAATGTTGTTTTTGCTTCTGCTTGGTTGCCTGCTTGA